From a region of the Candidatus Hydrogenedentota bacterium genome:
- the lspA gene encoding signal peptidase II yields the protein MISGLSPERKQQILWIIAIVLSIVAVDQITKHLVITYIPEGSETLGSHPREFFWLTHQRNSGLVGGMFRGRELVPLIAPVFATLVLAYLFKFLNPKSSWQSLAYGLVAGGAIGNLIDRVRLGSVTDFLQFHFYFVPFDFPWKLYPAFNVADSCICTGIVLLVILTWKQPQPDSQESTRAANTT from the coding sequence ATGATATCTGGACTGAGTCCGGAGAGAAAACAGCAGATACTGTGGATAATCGCTATTGTCTTGAGTATCGTTGCGGTGGACCAGATAACGAAGCATCTGGTCATCACATATATTCCAGAAGGAAGCGAGACCCTGGGCTCCCATCCGCGCGAGTTCTTCTGGCTTACCCACCAGCGCAATTCCGGTCTTGTGGGGGGAATGTTCCGCGGCAGAGAGCTTGTCCCCTTGATTGCCCCGGTGTTTGCTACCCTGGTCCTCGCGTATTTGTTCAAGTTCCTCAATCCGAAATCCAGCTGGCAGTCCCTTGCGTACGGACTGGTGGCCGGCGGCGCGATCGGCAATTTGATCGACCGCGTACGGCTGGGTTCTGTTACTGACTTTCTCCAATTTCATTTCTATTTCGTCCCTTTCGATTTCCCGTGGAAGCTGTATCCCGCCTTCAACGTAGCCGATTCCTGCATTTGCACGGGGATAGTCCTTTTGGTCATACTCACCTGGAAACAACCTCAGCCCGATTCGCAGGAAAGCACCCGTGCTGCCAACACTACTTGA